In Pseudomonadaceae bacterium SI-3, the sequence AAGGCCTGCAACTGGTGGTCAATCGGCTGGGGCTGAATACCCTGCAACCCGATTATCCGATGCCCGTGCATGGCACCGGCTTCGCCGAAGGCGCGCCCTACCATTCAGGATTCTGGGACGAGTGGGTGCGCTACTTCGTGACCCGCAACCCGGCATTCAACTCCCTGACGCTGGACCCGACCGATCTCGGTCCGTGGCAGGCGCGAGTCGATGCACTGTCGCTGCGTCAGGACGTTAACCAGACCGATCTGTCGGCGTTCGTTGCCAACGGCGGCAAGATTCTAATGGCCCATGGCACCTCAGATCAGCTGGTCAGCACCCGCGCCACGGCTGAATATTACCGGCGCCTGCAGCAGGACATGGGCGTCGGGCAGACCCGCCGGTTCATGCGCTACTACGAGATTCCCGGCTACGCACACGCGGCCAGCACCGTCTTCAATGCCGCCTGGGATTCGCTGACCGCGCTAGAAAACTGGGTCGAACGCGGCGTGACACCCAAGCGCCAGGTCGTCACCGACACCATCGCCGTACCCGGTCGCACCCGCCCACTTTGCGAATACCCGGGCTGGCCGAAGTACAAGCGGCGCGGCGATGTTAACGATGCCTCCAGCTTTGTCTGCGTGAAGAGCCACATAGGCCTCAACTAGAGCCGCATAACGCCGCGCCCCACGCAGCACCTGGTGGTGCGCGGCGACCGGCTTCCAGCCGATTGGACAGCGTTTGGCCTGCCCAGGCGAACATGTCCAGCCGGACAGACAGTGCTGCCCTACCCGTTTTGTGGCCGTGCGGTCCTTGAGGTAGTGGCTGCAGGGCTCTGGCTAGAGCTCCGCGCCCGATAGCGGTGGAATGCCGGCTCTGCCGGTGCGCCTGGCACGGCATTCGCTATTCGTTGAAGGGAAACCTGGCGACACCGAACCAATAACAACAAAAGGAAGCACCATGACAGACCTCCGCAATTTCTTCGCCCGCAACCTGCTCTGTGCCAGCGTTGCACTGAGCATCACCGGCCCGGCCAGCGCTGCGTTCCTCGATGACAGCAAAGCCAGCGTCGAGCTGCGCAACTTCTACATGAACCGTGATTTCCGCCAGAGTGGCGCACCGCAGTCTGAGGCGGACGAGTGGGCCCAAGGCTTCATCATGAAAATCGAGTCGGGTTACACCGACGGCCCAGTCGGCTTCGGCGTGGATGCGATCGGCCTGTTGGGCGTCAAGCTCGACTCCAGCCCGGATCGTTCCGGCACTGGCATCTTGCAGCGCGATTCGTCCGGTCAGCCGTCTGATGACTACGGCACTGCCGGCCTGACCGCCAAAGCGAAGATGTCCGACACGACCCTGCACGTTGGCACCCTGCAGCCGATCATCCCGGTGGTGATGCGCAACGACAGTCGTCTGCTGCCCAACGTCTATCGCGGTGCCTGGTTGCAGAGCAAAGAAGTCGACGGGCTTACGCTCGACCTCGGCATGCTCGACCGCACCAGCTACCGTGACTCCTCGGACTACGAAGAGATGACCGTATTCACCGCGGGAGCACGCAACATCGTGTTGGGCAATGCCAAAACCAGCGACGAGTTTATGTTCGCTGGCGGCAAATACCAGTTCAGGCCCGAACTGACCGGTAGCTATTACTACGGCGGCCTGGATGGCATCTACAAGCAGCACAACACGCAGCTGGTCCACATCATGCCGCTCGGTGAGAACCAGAGCTTCAAAACCGACCTGCGCTACGTGCGCTCCACCGATGACGGCGGCAGCAACGTCGATAACAACGCGTTCGGCGCGCTGTTCACCTACAAGATCGGCGGCCATGGCTTCACTGGCGGTTATCAGACCCTGAGCGGCGACACCGGGTTTGCGTACGTCAGCGGTGGCGACAACATGCTGATCAACCTTTTGCAGATCAATGACTTCGGTAACGAAGATGAGAAGTCATGGCAGGTCCGCTATGACTATGACTTTGCTGCAGCTGGTATACCCGGGCTGAGCCTGATGACCCGCTACGTGTCCGGTGACAACGTCAACCTGGCCGGCGGCGGCGAAGGTGAAGAGTGGGAACGCGACACCGACATCGCTTATGTGGTCCAGAACGGACCGTTGAAGAACCTCGCCATGAAAGTGCGTAACGCTACGGTACGCAGCAACTTTGGCAGCGACATCAACGAAACTCGGGTGATCCTTAGCTACACCCTGGCGCTCTGGTAAGCGTCCTGAGCAGCACCGCAATACCTCCTCGTTGATCCTTTACCGGGCCCTTGCGGCCCGGCTTTTTTCATCCAAATCAACCTTGCGGCTCAATCACAGAGAAACGCCATTACCGGCTGGGTGAAGGCGTCGCCCGCCTCGACATTGGACAGGTGCGCAGCATCCAGCTCGACCAGCCTCGCCCCGGCGACATGCGCTTGGATAAAGCGCCCGTGCTCAGGCGTCGTGACCGGATCCTTGCTACCGCAGACAACCAGCGTCGGCACCTTGATCGCACCCAGCTGCTCGCGGTAATCGGCATCACGCACGGCCGCGCAGTTGGCGGCATAGCCGACTGGTGAGGTGTTGGCGACCATCTGGGTGATGCGACCCACCTCGACGGGATGCTGCGCCGCAAAGTCGGGCGTGAACCAGCGTGCGACAGAGGCGTCACGCATGTCGCACATGGCCTGCTCGCCACCGTGCAATACGACGTCGACACGCTCGTTCCAGGCTTCATCCGTGCCGATCTTCGCGCCCGTATTGCAGAGCACAAGGTGGGTCAGGCGTTCACCGGCATGGATACCCAGCCATTGGCCGATCAGGCCGCTCATGGACAGACCGCAGAAAGCGAAGCGATCGATGGACAAGGCATCTGCCAGGTCGAGCACGTCCTGTCCGAGCTGCGCGATGGTGTAAGGGCCAGGCGTGACGGACGAGCTGCCGTGACCGCGGGTGTCATAGCGCAGTACGCGAAAGTGTTCGCTGAACGCGGGGACCTGTGCATCCCACATCTCGAATGTCGTGCCCAGAGAGTTGGAAAGCACCAGCACAGGCGCATCCACCGGGCCATCGAAGCGGTAGAACAGTTCGCCGTCTGCGAGTTTGATGCTGGGCATGGGAGCCCTCCTGAACGTCGAGTTAGAGGTGGCAGCGCACGTGCAAGGAAGATGCTGTGCCTGCAATCACACCAGTGCCGTGGCGCGGCAAACGCAGTCGTGGGTAGCGCTGGTGGGCTGAAGCCCACCCTACTGACCCTCCTGGAAGTCGGATTTATAGGTATCCGCGAATGAGTAAGACGGCCGTTGTACAAATCATGCCGAGGCCAAGCCCACCACAGCTGTGAGAGCAATGGTGGGCTGAAGTCCACCCTACCAGCGCGCAGCACAGTTCCTGTAGGGTGGGCTTCAGCCCACCATGGCCGCGCCGATCAAACCCTTTCAACCGCCAAGGCCAGGCCCTGCCCCACACCGACGCACATGGTCGCAAGCCCGAGCTTGCCGCCGCTCTTCTCCAGCGCATGCACGGTGGTCAGCACCAGCCGCGCACCGCTCATGCCCAGCGGATGACCGAGGGCAATGGCACCGCCCTGCGGGTTGACCTTCGGGCTGTCGTCTTCGAGGCCCAGATCGCGAGTGACGGCCAGCGCCTGGGCGGCGAAGGCTTCGTTGAGTTCGATCACGTCGAAGTCGCTTACGGCCAGATTCAGGCGCTCGCACAGCTTGCGTACCGCCGGCACCGGCCCGTAACCCATGACCCGCGGCGCTACACCGGCACTGGCCATACCGAGCACCTTAGCTCGAGGCGTGAGGCCATATTTCCGCACCGCGTCGGCACTGGCCAGGATCATCGCCGCCGCACCGTCATTGACGCCCGAGGCATTGCCTGCGGT encodes:
- a CDS encoding outer membrane porin, OprD family → MTDLRNFFARNLLCASVALSITGPASAAFLDDSKASVELRNFYMNRDFRQSGAPQSEADEWAQGFIMKIESGYTDGPVGFGVDAIGLLGVKLDSSPDRSGTGILQRDSSGQPSDDYGTAGLTAKAKMSDTTLHVGTLQPIIPVVMRNDSRLLPNVYRGAWLQSKEVDGLTLDLGMLDRTSYRDSSDYEEMTVFTAGARNIVLGNAKTSDEFMFAGGKYQFRPELTGSYYYGGLDGIYKQHNTQLVHIMPLGENQSFKTDLRYVRSTDDGGSNVDNNAFGALFTYKIGGHGFTGGYQTLSGDTGFAYVSGGDNMLINLLQINDFGNEDEKSWQVRYDYDFAAAGIPGLSLMTRYVSGDNVNLAGGGEGEEWERDTDIAYVVQNGPLKNLAMKVRNATVRSNFGSDINETRVILSYTLALW
- the pcaD gene encoding 3-oxoadipate enol-lactonase encodes the protein MPSIKLADGELFYRFDGPVDAPVLVLSNSLGTTFEMWDAQVPAFSEHFRVLRYDTRGHGSSSVTPGPYTIAQLGQDVLDLADALSIDRFAFCGLSMSGLIGQWLGIHAGERLTHLVLCNTGAKIGTDEAWNERVDVVLHGGEQAMCDMRDASVARWFTPDFAAQHPVEVGRITQMVANTSPVGYAANCAAVRDADYREQLGAIKVPTLVVCGSKDPVTTPEHGRFIQAHVAGARLVELDAAHLSNVEAGDAFTQPVMAFLCD